The following proteins are co-located in the Carassius auratus strain Wakin chromosome 7, ASM336829v1, whole genome shotgun sequence genome:
- the LOC113105266 gene encoding macrophage mannose receptor 1-like, producing MRTDFICTLLSGLCISSVISKQFVFVQKAKTFSDAQKYCRSFHGDLASVEDEADFSRLQAVLSGVSDPSVWIGLKRAETDWFWSLSNSTFYGEGEAVFRRWQPGQPDNEGAIENCGVIGNAGTFWDVPCGSLYTFICYDGQDNALQKYVFVNQLKNWSEAQTFCRQKHTDLVSVRNTDEQRLVKVLVPWGTLVFIGLFKDSFRWSDNSRSSFRRWSVDEPNVSGDCVLHQLSDINTWATQNCTETRPFICQDEVKLQVLKVKLKSGQNVNDPVLKASIMKENQQKLWSLGLPKDAKLRWRAQPDGEIFQLLENEKNSCK from the exons ATGAGGACGGATTTCATCTGCACGCTGTTATCAG GTTTGTGCATCTCATCTGTGATCTCCAAACagttcgtctttgttcaaaaggcGAAAACGTTCAGTGATGCGCAGAAGTACTGCAGAAGTTTTCACGGCGATCTGGCGAGTGTTGAAGACGAGGCGGACTTCAGTCGTCTGCAGGCTGTGCTGAGCGGGGTCTCGGACCCGAGCGTGTGGATCGGGCTGAAGAGAGCCGAGACAGACTGGTTCTGGTCTCTGTCCAACAGCACGTTCTACGGGGAAGGAGAAGCCGTGTTCAGACGCTGGCAGCCCGGACAGCCGGACAACGAAGGAGCAATCGAAAACTGCGGCGTCATCGGTAACGCTGGGACGTTCTGGGATGTTCCGTGTGGAAGTCTTTATACGTTCATTTGCTATGATG GACAGGACAACGCCCTTCAGAAGTACGTGTTTGTGAATCAACTCAAGAACTGGAGCGAGGCGCAGACGTTCTGCCGACAGAAACACACGGATCTGGTCAGCGTGAGGAACACGGATGAGCAGCGGCTGGTCAAGGTGTTGGTGCCATGGGGAACTCTGGTGTTCATCGGCCTGTTTAAAGATTCGTTCAGATGGTCCGACAACAGCAGGTCCTCATTCAGACGCTGGTCTGTTGATGAACCTAACGTCTCTGGAGATTGTGTTCTGCACCAGCTGTCAGATATAAACACATGGGCCACTCAGAACTGCACTGAAACAAGACCGTTCATCTGCCAAGACG AAGTGAAGTTGCAGGTCCTGAAAGTGAAGCTGAAATCAGGTCAGAATGTGAATGATCCTGTGCTGAAGGCGTCCATCATGAAGGAG AACCAGCAGAAACTCTGGAGTCTGGGGTTGCCTAAAGATGCCAAACTACGGTGGAGAGCTCAGCCTGACGGAGAGATCTTCCAGCTGCTGGAGAATGAGAAGAATTCATGCAAATAA